The genomic region CTCACGCAGATCCGCCAGCAGATTGTTCCAGGACGGCAGACCATCTACGTCACTGCCCAAGGCGAACGGATTGAACCGTCGAAAATATCGGGTATCGCCAAGCTGTGCCTCGCGGGACGCTACGGCCTCGGTCGGAGCTCTCTGCATGGCGGGCAATTGCAGGCAGAAGTACCCCAGTTGTATACAGCGCTCCTGAGGGACACCTCCCCACAATGGCACGCTTACACTGTCCCAGGCACGCAGTGAACCTTTCATCCGGGACGCTTCGACGTCATTGAGCCCCATCTGTCGATAGTGCCCGGCCTCGATTTCACCGGCGGTCAGGGTCACCACCCAACTTTGACTTGTGCTGCTGTACAGCCCGAATGCCGCCAGCTCAGCGTCGTCGGCGTGCGGGGCGATTACCATCACCCGTTGACGACTGTAATCCGGATGCTCAAACGCCCAAAGCACTGGCTCACCAAGCCATCGGCAGAAACGCCCGCGCAAACGTAATTCACCCTGTGACAGCACCCGTGCCTGGCCACTGAGATTGAGGTAACGCAAGCCGTTTACACCGCGCTCGAAGGTTTGCCGGTCGGGATTATCGCCTCCCAGCAACTCGACCACCGGATCGATAAAGCGCCCCAGCCAAGTACTTTTCACCCGCAGCGCCAGTACCAGCGTGGCGTCATCGACCAGCATGACGCCCTCATCCAGCCGCAGCCGTTCACCATCCAGATGGATCTTGGGCTGCGGGGTATACGGCGGGAAGCTGTATTGGTAATCGTCTTGGGGGGAATAAAACAGATGGTCGGCAAACCACGCCTCGTGGGCGATCCAGCCCAGCACCGCAAGCACCAGCGGCAGCCACCAGGCCACCAGCACGCCGATGGCGATCAGTAGTATCAACGCAATCAACAGGCCGATGCGTTTGTTGCGCCGATGGCGCTTGAGCAGTTGCTGTTTGCGGCTCATGGGTTGGCTCATACCGTGAAGACCGGCACAGAATTGCACCAACGGTCCTTGTACTCACGGTCGGTTCGACCAAAGGAAAACCGCAGGGGCTTATCCAACGCACGAGCATGTTCCCAGGCGCTTTGGGTGTTGAGGAAGCTCAGCACGCTGCCAGGGCTGAAATCGCGGGTCTCGGGATCGACACCGCCGTTGACGTATTCGACGCTGATCCATTCCGGCGCCTCGACGCGGTACACCAGTTGAGTCGCAATCGGTGCGTCGTTGAGGAAAATCACCGAACCGATCAGCAACTCGCGCAACAACTCGATCACCTCGCCCATGCGCTCGGCACCGGTGGCCGGAAAGCCCCAGCGACGCTGGAACAAGTCGCAATAGATCGCCGCCAGTTCACTGCTGGAAAACTCGGCAACCGGTCGCACCACACCGCCCGCCTCTTCCAGCAGGCGCAATTCGCGGCGCTGGTTGTAGCGAAACTTTTTCGACAGTTCTTCAGGTGTCCGGGCCAGGGCCAGTTGTTCGGCCTGCAGCTTGATACCGGTAAAACGACCTTCGCTCAGCGCCGACAGGTAACGCCCGCGATGGCGCAGTGGTGCCTGGGCATCAGCGGCGGCCGGCAGGATCAGTTCGGCATTGCCGAGGTCGAACAGGCCTTTTTTACCTGTGCGCTTGAGCACGTCCTTGGACAGCGCCAGGTCGCGCCCCCAGGTCGGGATGGCGGCTTTCACTTCGCCGCCCTGCTCCCAAGCCAGGTAGCGCACCGGAATGTCGGCCAACTGCGCCAGACGTTCGACCACCAGAGGATGAGTCGCGACGCTGCCGCCAAAACGTTGCCAGGCCTGGGCATAAGTCGAGGCGTCGACCTGCGCCCAGCCACGCTCGCGCCAGCCTTGAAGTCGGTTGAGCATCAGCTCCTCGGTGCCAGTTCGGTGACGTGCGGCAAATGCCAGAAAGCATCGCGCACCGCGCGATCGGAGAAGCGTTCACGCAAGCGCTCGAACATCAGCTCGGCGCACTGGCGGCGTTGTTGCTCGTCCATCGCGGCCAGATGTTGCAGCCCTTGAGCCAGGTGCCCGGCATCGCCCAGCGGAAACAGAATGCCCACGCCTTCGACCACTTCCCTGGCGCCCCCGCATGCGGTGGCGAGCAACGGCACACCGGCGGCCATGGCCTCCAGCAATACCATGCCGAACGGTTCGTGATCGGAACTCAAGGCAAATACATCAAAAGCGCGGAAGTAGCGACGCGCCTCGGGCACCTGGCCGAGGAACAACACGCGATCGCCGATACCCAGTTCACGCGCCAGGGCCTTGAGGTCCTGCTCCAGCCGACCGCTGCCCAGAATCACCAACTGACTGTTGGCCGGCAACCCCGGCAGTGCCGTGGCGAAACCATGCAGCAGCGTAGTCTGATCCTTGTCCGGATGCAGGCGCCCGACGTTGCCGACAATCCAGGCATCCATCGACAAGCCGAGGGTTTCCCGGGCTTCGCGAACCGACACTTGGCTGGTCTGCAACGCCTGCACATCAATCCGGTTATAGAGCGTCTGAATCCGCGCCTGCGGCCATTTCGGCAAGCAATGGCGCATGTCGTCACGCACCGCATCGGAGACGCCGAGCAGGCTCAGGCGCTTGCGGAAAATATGCGCGAACAGTTTGCGGGTACCGCGCTGGTAATCGCCAAACGCGTGATGCACACCAATGACCGGCAACGAAGTGCCGAGCAAGGCGATATAGGTCGGTTTGAAGCGGTGAGCGATGCAGAAACTGAAGTTGCGCGACGCGGCGATCTTGCGCAGGTCGCCGATGGCGCCCAGCTTCAGGCCACGAATGGCCTTGGAGCTGTACTCCATGAATAACACTTCGTCGGACGCGCAGCTCGCGGCGACTTCAACATCGGCAGCCCCGGTCAGAAACACCGTGGTCACGCGATAACCGGTCCCCGCGAACAGGCTGGCGTACTGCCGGGCGCAGTCCAGAAACGGCCCGTCATAGCCGTGACAGAACTGCAGCACATGGCGTTCAGCCGAGCGTGTCATAAGCGTCCGCGCCTTCTTTGACCACCAGAATGTCTTCCATGATCAGGTATTGCAGGTCGGAACCGAAGAACATGTTCAAGGCGTCGGTCGGCGAGCAGATCATCGGCTCGCCACGACGGTTGAGCGAAGTGTTCAGCGACACACCGTTGCCGGTCAGTACTTCAAGCGCCTTCATCATGTCGTAGTAACGCGGGTTGTATTCGCGCTTGAGCACCTGGGCCCGGGACGTGCCGTCTTCATGGACGACTTCCGGCACGCGGGTTTTCCACTCTTCAGCCACTTCGAAGGTGAAGGTCATGAACGGTGCCGGGTGATCGATCTTGATCATTTGCGGCGCAACGGTGTCGAGCATTGACGGGCAGAAAGGCCTCCAGCGCTCGCGAAACTTGATCTGATGGTTGATACGGTCCGCCACGCCGGCCACGCTCGGGCAGCCAATGATCGAACGACCGCCCAAGGCACGCGGGCCGAACTCCATGCGGCCCTGGAACCAGGCCACCGGGTTGCCATCGACCATGATCTTGGCGATCTGCTCCGGCATATTGTCGAGCTTGCGCCAGTTTGGCTTGTCGGCGTGACGGGCGCAGGCCGCGATCACGTCTTCGTTGCTGTAGGACGGACCGAGGTAGACATGCTCCATCTTCTCGACCGGCACACCACGGGCGTGAGACACGTAAGCTGCCGCACCCACCGCGGTACCGGCATCGCCAGACGCAGGCTGGACGAACAGCTCTTTGATGTCGTCGCGGGCAATGATCTTCTGGTTCAGCTTGACGTTCAACGCACAGCCACCGGCGAAGGCCAGCTTGCCGGTTTCCTTGAGCACATCGCCCAGGTAATGGTCGATCATCTGCAGCGCCAGTTTCTCGAACAGCGCTTGCATGCTTGCGGCGTAGTGAATGTAGGGCTCGTCGGCGATGTCGCCTTCGCGTTTCGGACCCAGCCACTCGATCAGCTTCGGCGAGAAGTAGAAACCCTTGCCCTTCTCTTTATAACGACGCAGGCCGATGACGTTGGCGTAGTCGGTGTTGATCACCAACTCACCGTTTTCGAACGAGGCCAGGCGGGAGAAATCGTATTTGCTGGCGTCGCCATACGGCGCCATGCCCATGACCTTGAATTCACCGTCGAGCATCTCGAAGCCGAGGAACTCGGTGATCGCGCCGTACAGGCCGCCGAGGGAGTCCGGATCGAAGAATTCCTTGATCTTGTGGATCTTGCCGTTTTCGCCATAACCGAAGAATGTCGTGGCGTATTCGCCCTTGCCATCGATCCCCAGGATCGCGGTTTTCTCTTTGAAACCGGAGCAGTGGTAGGCGCTGGAGGCGTGGGCCAAGTGGTGCTCGACCGGCTCGATCTTGATCTTTTTCGGATCGAAGCCCAATTGCTCGAGGCACCAGACAATCTTGT from Pseudomonas sp. GGS8 harbors:
- a CDS encoding PIG-L deacetylase family protein, which codes for MSRKQQLLKRHRRNKRIGLLIALILLIAIGVLVAWWLPLVLAVLGWIAHEAWFADHLFYSPQDDYQYSFPPYTPQPKIHLDGERLRLDEGVMLVDDATLVLALRVKSTWLGRFIDPVVELLGGDNPDRQTFERGVNGLRYLNLSGQARVLSQGELRLRGRFCRWLGEPVLWAFEHPDYSRQRVMVIAPHADDAELAAFGLYSSTSQSWVVTLTAGEIEAGHYRQMGLNDVEASRMKGSLRAWDSVSVPLWGGVPQERCIQLGYFCLQLPAMQRAPTEAVASREAQLGDTRYFRRFNPFALGSDVDGLPSWNNLLADLRELIERIEPQIIVLPHPRFDPHPDHLCSQQAVMQALSGTTWQPDTLLHYANHLHDNDRWPMGDAGTGIALPPQMGTHEPLRPWTLCLSAEKQWHKAMSLGMMHDLQPRPPFKRLLRRAIQRCLAARRWPAFGENEFFRKTVRRHELFWVQERSGKRESN
- a CDS encoding antimicrobial resistance protein Mig-14, with the translated sequence MLNRLQGWRERGWAQVDASTYAQAWQRFGGSVATHPLVVERLAQLADIPVRYLAWEQGGEVKAAIPTWGRDLALSKDVLKRTGKKGLFDLGNAELILPAAADAQAPLRHRGRYLSALSEGRFTGIKLQAEQLALARTPEELSKKFRYNQRRELRLLEEAGGVVRPVAEFSSSELAAIYCDLFQRRWGFPATGAERMGEVIELLRELLIGSVIFLNDAPIATQLVYRVEAPEWISVEYVNGGVDPETRDFSPGSVLSFLNTQSAWEHARALDKPLRFSFGRTDREYKDRWCNSVPVFTV
- a CDS encoding glycosyltransferase, with the protein product MTRSAERHVLQFCHGYDGPFLDCARQYASLFAGTGYRVTTVFLTGAADVEVAASCASDEVLFMEYSSKAIRGLKLGAIGDLRKIAASRNFSFCIAHRFKPTYIALLGTSLPVIGVHHAFGDYQRGTRKLFAHIFRKRLSLLGVSDAVRDDMRHCLPKWPQARIQTLYNRIDVQALQTSQVSVREARETLGLSMDAWIVGNVGRLHPDKDQTTLLHGFATALPGLPANSQLVILGSGRLEQDLKALARELGIGDRVLFLGQVPEARRYFRAFDVFALSSDHEPFGMVLLEAMAAGVPLLATACGGAREVVEGVGILFPLGDAGHLAQGLQHLAAMDEQQRRQCAELMFERLRERFSDRAVRDAFWHLPHVTELAPRS
- a CDS encoding carbamoyltransferase; its protein translation is MALTILGLSGALSHDPSAALYIDGKLVAAAEEERFVRDKHAKNRMPYESAKFCLEQAGIKPSDVDVVAIPFAPISLFGKARWHYAKRYWYAPDRALDAILMGNRRYKRYRNKIVWCLEQLGFDPKKIKIEPVEHHLAHASSAYHCSGFKEKTAILGIDGKGEYATTFFGYGENGKIHKIKEFFDPDSLGGLYGAITEFLGFEMLDGEFKVMGMAPYGDASKYDFSRLASFENGELVINTDYANVIGLRRYKEKGKGFYFSPKLIEWLGPKREGDIADEPYIHYAASMQALFEKLALQMIDHYLGDVLKETGKLAFAGGCALNVKLNQKIIARDDIKELFVQPASGDAGTAVGAAAYVSHARGVPVEKMEHVYLGPSYSNEDVIAACARHADKPNWRKLDNMPEQIAKIMVDGNPVAWFQGRMEFGPRALGGRSIIGCPSVAGVADRINHQIKFRERWRPFCPSMLDTVAPQMIKIDHPAPFMTFTFEVAEEWKTRVPEVVHEDGTSRAQVLKREYNPRYYDMMKALEVLTGNGVSLNTSLNRRGEPMICSPTDALNMFFGSDLQYLIMEDILVVKEGADAYDTLG